DNA sequence from the Candidatus Saccharibacteria bacterium oral taxon 488 genome:
AGGATTAGTAACATGCCACCAGCTACGGTCGCCACGACAGCGAGCAGATGGTAGCGCGGATGAATGTAAAAGCCGAGCTGGCCGCGGACGGCGATGAGGATGATGTAGCTACAGGCGAGTAGCCCGCCGCTAGCGCGTAACAATGAGCCGAACCTAGCGCGCATATAGATTGACTCCGATCCCTATCGCGAGTGACAGGCTGAAAATAATGAGCATAACCAGCAGGATAAATCGCGGACGGAAGGTGCTTCTCATGAGGAGGATGAGCTTGATGTCGATCATCGGGCCAGTCAGCAGAAAGGCGAGGACGGAGCCGTTGGTGAAGATACGGGCATAAGCCAGCGCAAAAAACGCATCGACGCTAGAGCAGATGGAGACGACGAAGCCGAGGCCGATCATGGCGATGACCGACAGGATGATGTCGCCGCCAACGGCATTGATGATGGAGCGTGGAACGAAAACTTGGGTGGCGGCAGCGATCATGGCGCCAAGGACGAGCATGGTGGTGAGCTGCCAGAATTCGTTGCGGGAATCAGCGAGGATGTGGCGAAAGGTCGTTGGATGACGGTCGGTGCAAGAAGCAGCGAATGACGGCTGGAGGACGTGCCTCGGGTGAATAAAGCTGACGATCAGAGCGGTCAGCTGGACGATCAGAAAGCCAAAGCCGATACGCCACCAGACCATGCGCGGTTCAAAGCTAAAGGCGGTCATGGTGGCGATGATGGTGATCGGATTGAGGATCGGCGCGGCTAAGAGAAAGCTGATGACGTCGGCGGGCTTGAGGCCGTGCGCTAGGAGGCTGCGGGCGACCGGCACATTGCCGCATT
Encoded proteins:
- a CDS encoding permease translates to MSSLHTTYQRMTAWLKDHSDAIRWTVVGLFGIVVMQYGLQIDLWLIAHPPQTWAGTLAPLAQDFLTLTCSVIVEATPFLIIGIIVSALIRRFLPPDRLLKILPKHTLIRRILLSLVGIALPVCECGNVPVARSLLAHGLKPADVISFLLAAPILNPITIIATMTAFSFEPRMVWWRIGFGFLIVQLTALIVSFIHPRHVLQPSFAASCTDRHPTTFRHILADSRNEFWQLTTMLVLGAMIAAATQVFVPRSIINAVGGDIILSVIAMIGLGFVVSICSSVDAFFALAYARIFTNGSVLAFLLTGPMIDIKLILLMRSTFRPRFILLVMLIIFSLSLAIGIGVNLYAR